A part of Myxococcus landrumus genomic DNA contains:
- the nudC gene encoding NAD(+) diphosphatase, whose protein sequence is MLFLTRGMDVLIHEHAGAVTIPTGATFPELTASAHYLGTLDGEDCYCAPLPRDFTPPEGTSLVPARSLYKRLDEARFAVAGRALAIVEWDVQHRFCGRCGQATELVAGERARRCPMDKTPFYPRISPAMIVLVTRGDTMLLARNPALPEPMFSTLAGFVDAGESLEECVAREVKEEVNVEVKNIRYFGSQPWPFGRSLMVGFTAEYAGGDVRVDGKEIAEADWFHPDNMPRIPPRLSIARHLIDAFVERVKGSPSRS, encoded by the coding sequence ATGCTCTTCCTCACGCGCGGCATGGACGTGCTCATCCACGAGCACGCGGGCGCCGTCACCATCCCCACCGGCGCCACGTTCCCGGAGCTCACCGCCTCCGCCCACTACCTGGGCACGCTCGACGGTGAGGACTGCTACTGCGCTCCGCTGCCCCGGGACTTCACCCCGCCCGAGGGCACCTCGCTGGTGCCCGCCCGTTCCCTCTACAAGCGGCTGGATGAAGCGCGCTTCGCGGTGGCGGGCCGGGCCCTCGCCATCGTGGAGTGGGACGTCCAGCACCGCTTCTGTGGACGCTGCGGCCAGGCCACCGAGCTCGTCGCGGGTGAGCGCGCCCGCCGCTGCCCCATGGACAAGACGCCCTTCTACCCGCGCATCTCCCCCGCGATGATTGTGCTCGTCACCCGGGGCGACACGATGCTGCTCGCGCGCAACCCCGCCCTGCCCGAGCCCATGTTCAGCACCCTGGCCGGCTTCGTCGACGCGGGCGAGTCCCTGGAGGAGTGTGTCGCCCGCGAGGTGAAGGAAGAGGTCAACGTCGAGGTGAAGAACATCCGCTACTTCGGCTCCCAGCCCTGGCCCTTCGGGCGCTCGCTCATGGTGGGCTTCACCGCCGAGTATGCGGGAGGCGACGTGCGCGTCGACGGCAAGGAGATTGCCGAGGCCGACTGGTTCCACCCCGACAACATGCCTCGCATCCCGCCGAGGCTGAGCATCGCCCGCCACCTCATCGACGCCTTCGTCGAGCGCGTGAAGGGCTCGCCGTCTCGAAGCTGA
- a CDS encoding Uma2 family endonuclease, with amino-acid sequence MGEGPKRPATYEDLLSLPEHVVGQIIDGELIVMPRPASPHARAHSRLGGELYGPFERGRGGPGGWLFLDEPELHLGPDLLVPDLAGWRRERMPEMPDTPYFTLAPDWVCEVLSPSTEAVDRVKKTRIYAREGVSHLWLVDPRARTLEVLRLSGQHWVELGTCGGDERVRAEPFEALELELGVLWMPPEQQPKTP; translated from the coding sequence GTGGGAGAGGGACCGAAGCGCCCGGCGACATACGAGGACCTGCTCTCACTGCCGGAGCATGTGGTCGGGCAGATCATCGACGGGGAACTCATCGTGATGCCGAGGCCGGCGAGCCCCCATGCGAGGGCCCATTCACGCTTGGGTGGTGAGCTCTATGGCCCGTTCGAGAGGGGCCGAGGAGGCCCGGGAGGGTGGTTGTTCCTGGACGAGCCGGAGCTGCACCTCGGCCCGGACCTCCTGGTCCCTGACCTGGCGGGCTGGCGCCGGGAGCGGATGCCAGAGATGCCGGACACGCCGTACTTCACCCTGGCGCCAGACTGGGTCTGCGAGGTGCTGTCTCCCTCCACCGAGGCCGTGGACCGGGTGAAGAAGACGCGCATCTATGCCCGGGAAGGAGTCAGCCACCTCTGGCTCGTGGACCCGAGGGCGAGGACCTTGGAGGTGTTGCGCTTGTCGGGCCAGCACTGGGTGGAGCTCGGCACATGCGGTGGAGACGAGCGGGTGCGTGCCGAGCCCTTCGAGGCGCTGGAGTTGGAGCTGGGCGTCTTGTGGATGCCGCCGGAGCAGCAGCCGAAGACGCCCTGA
- the gloA gene encoding lactoylglutathione lyase — protein sequence MRILHTMLRVGDLEKSLDFYTRVIGMKLLRRHEYPDGKFTLAFVGFGPEDTHPALELTYNWGVEKYELGTAYGHVALGVKDIRATCDAIRQAGGKVVREPGPMKHGTTVIAFVEDPDGYRVELIEQGS from the coding sequence ATGCGAATCCTGCACACCATGTTGCGCGTTGGGGACCTGGAGAAGTCGCTCGACTTCTACACGCGGGTCATCGGCATGAAGCTGCTGCGCCGCCACGAGTACCCCGATGGAAAGTTCACCCTCGCCTTCGTCGGCTTCGGCCCCGAGGACACGCACCCCGCGCTGGAGCTGACGTACAACTGGGGGGTGGAGAAGTACGAGCTGGGCACGGCGTATGGCCATGTGGCCCTGGGCGTGAAGGACATCCGCGCCACGTGCGACGCGATTCGGCAGGCGGGCGGAAAGGTGGTCCGCGAGCCGGGCCCCATGAAGCACGGCACCACCGTCATCGCCTTCGTCGAGGACCCGGACGGCTACCGCGTCGAGCTCATCGAGCAGGGCAGCTGA
- a CDS encoding TonB-dependent receptor domain-containing protein — translation MLPFRSGFLVLLLLLLSVSAPAYADNNADEADIAFELGNDAYAKGQYTEALRSYFTSYRLVPNRNVLFNIARCFEALGKFNEAYRYYNDLLTEDLPTEDAAEVSRSLDRLRPKVALVKVTTVPKGADVYVDRMDLGSRGRSPQTLALSPGRHKIMVKKDGYRPTEATITLARGKETEQTFDLFLITGGVELTGTPEGAEVRDAPNGPVIARLPGRARLPPGQRILYVRAPGYAPGQYVVDVPADGNVPLAVSLRVQDRPSGRLVVTANRDGSTVRVDGKPAGFTPTVVTLPEGEHELEVESREVRPLRQKVTVVADEEVKVHAELRYAPPPVRAASKNLVAVDDAPASTTVLTQEELRAFGWRTLAEALAGVRGFFLTDDRTYTYLGVRGFSPPGDLNTRISILWDGHAMNDVWAGQGFAAHDFNVDLLEIERIEVVRGPGSSLYGTGAFFAVINVVPRESLGQDKHLEVTGAVGALGTTRAHATAAWERGNRSVLVSAAALTASGADTTRLLTDQNQEHLVKGLDSERAASGTLRARVGDFSFQGLLNVRTKELPTAPYNTLPGTEGNKVKDLRFFLEARYEREFSERFSLSARSAFDLSRYDGVYVYPEAAGGPREEGGDADWVSGELRARVGIFKNNRLTLGMEAQGQLRVWQTAGRTPLETKARTLLSAYLLDEWQLHPRLSVSAGVRLDKYLDLDTTPITPRIALIARPYDAGLTKLVAGNAFRAPNVYELFYADGITQAAPDKLDPETITTFELEHSHDLTDELRLTVAGYHNRISKLVQLGPESSPSGECGAAACLVFANDSGTTLAWGAEAGVHWQPGRYLLVDMSYSYVKLRNASDDVASAAPAHLVSGRLLMPIGNGDIRFATQATYQSARPTGAGGADSGEALLVGFGLSGDYGPLRYFAGVHNLLDANYRIPVSDENSIAPVPQYGRTFSLQLTGTF, via the coding sequence ATGCTTCCTTTTCGCTCTGGCTTCCTCGTCCTGCTGCTTCTCCTCCTATCCGTGTCCGCGCCCGCGTACGCGGACAACAACGCGGACGAGGCCGACATCGCCTTCGAGCTGGGCAACGACGCCTACGCCAAGGGCCAATACACAGAAGCCCTGCGCTCGTACTTCACGAGCTACCGGCTGGTGCCCAACCGCAACGTCCTCTTCAACATCGCCCGCTGCTTCGAGGCGCTGGGCAAGTTCAACGAGGCGTACCGCTACTACAACGACCTGCTGACCGAGGACCTGCCCACCGAGGACGCAGCCGAAGTCTCGCGCTCCCTGGACCGGCTCCGCCCCAAGGTCGCGCTCGTCAAGGTCACCACCGTGCCGAAGGGCGCGGACGTCTACGTGGACCGCATGGACCTGGGCAGCCGGGGCCGCTCTCCCCAGACGCTCGCGCTGTCCCCCGGCCGTCACAAAATCATGGTGAAGAAGGACGGCTACCGTCCCACCGAGGCCACCATCACCCTGGCGCGCGGCAAGGAGACCGAGCAGACCTTCGACCTCTTCCTCATCACCGGCGGCGTGGAGCTCACCGGGACCCCTGAAGGCGCCGAGGTGCGCGATGCCCCCAACGGCCCCGTCATCGCCCGGCTCCCCGGCCGCGCCCGCCTGCCTCCCGGCCAGCGCATCCTCTACGTGCGCGCCCCCGGCTACGCCCCCGGCCAGTACGTGGTGGACGTGCCCGCCGATGGCAACGTGCCGCTCGCGGTGTCGCTGCGCGTCCAGGACCGTCCCTCGGGCCGGCTCGTCGTCACCGCCAACCGCGATGGCTCCACCGTGCGCGTGGACGGCAAGCCCGCGGGCTTCACCCCCACCGTCGTCACCCTCCCCGAAGGTGAGCACGAGCTGGAAGTCGAGAGCCGCGAGGTGCGCCCGCTGCGCCAGAAGGTCACCGTCGTCGCGGACGAAGAGGTGAAGGTCCACGCGGAGCTGCGCTACGCGCCCCCGCCCGTGCGCGCCGCGTCCAAGAACCTGGTCGCCGTGGACGACGCGCCCGCCTCCACCACGGTGCTCACCCAGGAGGAGCTGCGCGCGTTCGGCTGGCGCACCCTCGCCGAGGCGCTCGCTGGCGTGCGCGGCTTCTTCCTCACCGACGACCGCACGTACACCTATCTCGGCGTGCGCGGCTTCTCGCCTCCAGGCGACCTCAACACCCGCATCAGCATCCTCTGGGACGGCCACGCGATGAACGACGTGTGGGCCGGCCAGGGCTTCGCCGCGCACGACTTCAACGTGGACCTGCTCGAAATCGAGCGCATCGAAGTGGTGCGCGGCCCGGGCAGCTCGCTCTACGGCACCGGCGCCTTCTTCGCCGTCATCAACGTGGTGCCGCGCGAGTCCCTGGGACAGGACAAGCACCTGGAAGTCACGGGCGCGGTGGGCGCACTGGGCACCACGCGCGCGCACGCCACCGCGGCATGGGAGCGAGGCAACCGCTCCGTGCTGGTGAGCGCCGCGGCCCTCACTGCTTCCGGCGCGGACACCACGCGGCTGCTCACGGACCAGAACCAGGAGCACCTCGTGAAGGGCCTGGACTCGGAGCGCGCCGCCTCCGGCACCCTGCGCGCCCGCGTGGGAGACTTCTCCTTCCAGGGCCTCCTCAACGTCCGCACCAAGGAGCTGCCCACGGCGCCCTACAACACCCTGCCCGGCACCGAGGGCAACAAGGTGAAGGACCTGCGCTTCTTCCTCGAGGCCCGCTACGAGCGCGAGTTCTCCGAGCGCTTCAGCCTCTCCGCGCGCAGCGCCTTCGACCTCAGCCGCTACGACGGCGTCTATGTGTATCCGGAAGCAGCAGGTGGACCTCGCGAGGAAGGCGGTGACGCGGACTGGGTCAGCGGCGAGTTGCGCGCGCGCGTGGGCATCTTCAAGAACAACCGGCTCACGCTGGGCATGGAGGCACAGGGCCAGCTTCGCGTGTGGCAGACCGCCGGCCGGACTCCGCTGGAGACCAAGGCGCGCACGCTGCTGTCGGCCTACCTGCTCGATGAGTGGCAGCTCCACCCGAGGCTCAGCGTCTCCGCCGGCGTGCGCCTGGACAAGTACCTGGACCTGGACACCACGCCCATCACGCCCCGCATCGCCCTCATCGCCCGGCCCTACGACGCGGGCCTCACCAAGCTGGTCGCCGGCAACGCCTTCCGCGCCCCCAACGTCTACGAGCTGTTCTACGCCGACGGCATCACCCAGGCCGCGCCCGACAAGCTGGACCCGGAGACCATCACCACCTTCGAGCTGGAGCACTCGCACGACCTGACGGACGAGCTGCGCCTCACCGTGGCCGGCTACCACAACCGCATCTCCAAGCTGGTGCAGCTCGGCCCGGAGTCGTCTCCCTCGGGAGAGTGTGGCGCCGCGGCGTGCCTCGTCTTCGCCAACGACAGCGGCACCACGCTGGCGTGGGGCGCCGAGGCGGGCGTGCACTGGCAGCCCGGACGCTATCTGCTGGTGGACATGAGCTACTCCTACGTGAAGCTGCGCAACGCCTCGGACGACGTGGCCTCCGCGGCGCCCGCGCACCTGGTCTCCGGACGACTGCTGATGCCCATCGGCAATGGCGACATCCGCTTCGCGACCCAGGCCACCTACCAGAGCGCGCGTCCCACCGGCGCGGGCGGCGCCGACAGCGGCGAGGCCCTGCTCGTCGGCTTCGGACTCTCCGGCGACTACGGCCCCCTGCGCTACTTCGCGGGCGTCCACAACCTGCTCGACGCCAACTACCGGATTCCCGTCTCGGACGAGAACTCCATCGCGCCGGTGCCCCAGTACGGCCGCACCTTCTCGCTCCAGCTCACCGGAACCTTCTGA
- a CDS encoding NAD(P)H-dependent flavin oxidoreductase, translating into MNGTNDGRAAPPSHSAGPSSAPGEGELDGEEPRAPRRPPIHVLEDNTLHTRLTRELGVHYPFVSAGMAFVALPPLVIAVSEAGGIGMLGSAPEPAPFLRARIHAIRAGTQRPFGVNFIVERARAGDFTTREHIDTCIAEKVPVVAFHWGLPPADWVKDLKAAGTKVWVQTSSVEFARDALALGVDGLIAQGRQAAGHNRGTLPTLQLVRELRALTDTLPVLAAGGIADGLSAARALYHGADGVWVGTRMVASVEAYAHPGYKQRVVDGDARDSDFTTLFGPEWTGARQRVLRNRVVREWAGREARAPSNPSDSIGTTRLYPGLTGGDALYALPRFSAFVPTPDTKGDLEEMALPASGSSMARIESVLPAGQIVVEMMEGAHRLLANPYELESDTDENDRS; encoded by the coding sequence ATGAACGGAACGAACGACGGACGCGCCGCGCCCCCTTCTCACTCCGCGGGCCCCTCGAGTGCTCCGGGAGAGGGCGAGCTGGACGGTGAGGAGCCGCGCGCCCCACGGCGCCCTCCCATCCATGTCCTCGAGGACAACACCCTCCACACGCGCCTGACGCGAGAGCTGGGCGTGCACTACCCGTTCGTCAGCGCGGGCATGGCCTTCGTGGCGCTGCCGCCGCTGGTCATCGCCGTGTCGGAGGCGGGAGGCATCGGCATGCTGGGCTCCGCGCCCGAGCCCGCCCCCTTCCTGCGCGCGCGCATCCACGCCATTCGCGCGGGGACGCAGCGGCCCTTCGGCGTGAACTTCATCGTCGAGAGAGCACGCGCGGGCGACTTCACCACGCGCGAGCACATCGACACGTGCATCGCCGAGAAGGTCCCCGTGGTCGCCTTCCACTGGGGCCTGCCTCCCGCCGACTGGGTGAAGGACTTGAAGGCCGCGGGCACCAAGGTCTGGGTGCAGACAAGCTCGGTGGAGTTCGCGCGCGACGCGCTGGCGCTGGGCGTGGATGGACTCATCGCCCAGGGGCGGCAGGCGGCCGGACACAACCGGGGCACCCTCCCCACGCTGCAACTGGTACGGGAGCTGCGTGCCCTGACCGACACGCTGCCCGTCCTGGCCGCCGGTGGCATCGCGGATGGACTGAGCGCGGCGCGCGCGCTCTACCACGGCGCGGATGGCGTCTGGGTGGGCACCCGCATGGTCGCCTCCGTCGAGGCCTACGCGCACCCGGGCTACAAGCAGCGCGTGGTGGACGGCGACGCGCGGGACTCGGACTTCACCACGCTCTTCGGCCCCGAGTGGACGGGGGCCCGGCAGCGCGTGCTGCGCAACCGCGTGGTGCGTGAGTGGGCGGGCCGCGAGGCTCGCGCGCCATCGAATCCCTCCGACTCCATCGGGACGACGCGGCTGTATCCGGGGCTCACGGGTGGAGACGCGCTCTATGCCCTGCCGCGCTTCAGCGCCTTCGTGCCCACGCCGGACACGAAGGGCGACCTGGAGGAGATGGCGCTGCCCGCCAGCGGCTCCAGCATGGCTCGCATCGAGAGCGTGCTGCCCGCGGGCCAAATCGTGGTGGAGATGATGGAGGGCGCGCACCGGCTCTTGGCCAATCCCTACGAGCTGGAGTCGGACACCGACGAGAACGACCGCTCCTGA
- a CDS encoding AAA domain-containing protein, giving the protein MSSESRNRVLEKMLERLYAALASGPSLNCRPHHSRQRLDLSTLSRLDGTPPHEVLASLLGEKAQVRLSVKPPEALKTPPRDGSSIPSDDTVSLDDTAPAAEGTPPRTRAEEEQQALLRKLAAIVEDARIFEQDTGAHVLHVGFPLLHLPPSAKDKRGFGTRRVLAPIAFVPVRITLKKGRSPSVELEGAEEGVDRVAPNTALLAWLEQQTGQRFNNLFADDTGADPWREVQELVALVSKALELPAPAPFTAETLLSPVPRNDDDGDARASILPSAVLGLYPLSNQSLVDDMRALVDGEPISGPLESFLRVDVSLGQAPHSGGGERNLEGLKRAAEERLVSIADPCQARAVRLARSSRGLVIHGPPGTGKSQTIANAIGDHLARGERVLFVCDKRTALDVVKHRLDHMGLGNLCAVVHDAQRDQRDLYMGIREQLDTLPEARTNAAITKELARVDDELQSLHDELTTAERALSERPAGDTEPSFHELVGQWLSLDAPAELAPITASLASARLAEVAPRERETREVLERALKEGYPDNPWRESLGVDLSTYLATPLGTYREQLSTAVNAAREADALASPDIPTFGAEPEAEGAARATFAEQLASVFETTSAESLARWGSASVEAVRTTKAQLENLSPQVKVLSEGPLDTELALIHREQPQALGALSTALAALSAYLGIASKWYAFFCFARKAGARKVLQQFGLTLGALTAERVSRFLTGARARALLGEFHRSTLAPGASTNTSLPDETLSRDLRAHDALFDVLDTLHGTPLLASCREAVHRALTGDAAARAALLAGLRQSPARGSAVARLEKQLTATGLFSTPWLDLRSRELRAGGKLSPLATSLQARLSTVEGLLRMRSLLSGMPSALAPVVESLARQGVDVETGWTTVLKSTLAAEVSSRLRENSALQHIDADRTQSTQSRYRVLEEKKRSLVRDAILHRWTQRQRERLLAATGGRLNGQGAELRRRLMLRGERAMRVRQVIATGLEQEGGDPLFDARPVWMASPQTVAQIFPRRPIFDVVIFDESSQCRLEEALPVLTRARRVVIAGDPKQLPPTRFFESAVVQSQEVEADTEQGLFEDQQSEVEDLLSAALNLDIDQCYLDVHYRSQNADLIAFSNEHFYDKRLQAIPAHPSHRAPHAPLSLRPVGGTYEKRVNLIEARAVGQLVKELLARPEPPSIGIACFNLSQRDAITDVLDEMAAEDSAFAARLAAARTRRGSGSFEGLFVKNLENVQGDERDHLIISTTYGPDRQGRFYRRFGPLGSAGGGRRLNVLVTRARQQVHLVTSIPRDVYTALPPVESGRQPNGGWLLFAYLQFAENLAQLHAEATREPSAQTQPTSREVIVRERETEAGSTFARALATHLAQRHQLSSDVHWGNDGFCVDVALHHPTSPGDVTVGLLCDGTRYPKAVDRVEWDLFRSAVLEGQGWKLVRLWTPHFFRDPEGATTHVLQTVGDLLMRQAAPPQDTDASKPRVMH; this is encoded by the coding sequence GTGTCGTCCGAGTCCCGCAACCGCGTCCTCGAGAAGATGCTCGAGCGGCTCTATGCCGCGCTCGCGTCCGGACCGAGCCTCAACTGCCGCCCCCATCACAGCCGCCAGCGACTGGACCTCTCCACGCTGAGCCGACTGGACGGCACCCCACCCCATGAGGTGCTGGCCTCCCTCCTCGGAGAAAAAGCCCAGGTCCGGCTCTCGGTGAAGCCTCCCGAGGCCCTCAAGACACCTCCTCGCGACGGCAGCAGCATCCCCTCGGACGACACCGTCTCCCTGGATGACACCGCGCCCGCCGCGGAGGGCACTCCGCCCCGGACTCGCGCCGAGGAGGAGCAACAGGCCCTGCTGCGCAAACTCGCCGCCATCGTTGAGGACGCTCGCATCTTCGAGCAGGACACCGGCGCGCATGTCCTCCACGTCGGCTTCCCCCTGCTGCACCTGCCCCCGAGCGCCAAGGACAAGCGAGGCTTTGGCACCCGGCGGGTGCTCGCCCCCATCGCCTTCGTCCCCGTGCGCATCACCCTGAAGAAGGGACGCTCGCCCTCCGTGGAGCTGGAAGGCGCGGAGGAAGGTGTCGACCGCGTCGCCCCGAACACCGCGCTGCTCGCGTGGCTGGAACAACAGACCGGCCAGCGCTTCAACAACCTCTTCGCCGATGACACCGGCGCGGACCCGTGGCGCGAGGTCCAGGAGCTGGTGGCGCTGGTCTCCAAGGCCCTGGAGCTGCCCGCCCCCGCCCCCTTCACCGCCGAGACACTCCTGTCTCCCGTCCCTCGCAACGACGACGACGGCGACGCTCGGGCCTCCATCCTCCCCAGCGCCGTGCTCGGCTTGTATCCGCTGTCCAACCAGAGCCTCGTGGACGACATGCGCGCCCTCGTGGACGGAGAGCCCATCTCCGGCCCGCTGGAGAGCTTCCTCCGTGTCGACGTGTCGCTCGGACAAGCGCCCCACTCAGGCGGCGGTGAGCGGAATCTGGAGGGACTCAAGCGCGCCGCCGAGGAGCGCCTCGTCTCCATCGCCGACCCCTGTCAGGCCCGCGCGGTGCGACTGGCGCGCAGCAGCCGAGGTCTCGTCATCCATGGCCCTCCCGGCACAGGCAAATCACAAACCATCGCCAATGCCATCGGCGACCACCTCGCGCGCGGCGAGCGCGTGCTGTTCGTCTGCGACAAGCGCACCGCGCTCGACGTCGTGAAACACCGCCTGGACCACATGGGTCTCGGCAACCTGTGCGCCGTCGTCCACGACGCCCAGCGGGACCAGCGGGACTTGTACATGGGCATCCGCGAGCAGCTCGACACGCTGCCCGAGGCTCGCACGAACGCCGCCATCACGAAGGAGCTCGCCCGCGTCGACGACGAACTCCAGTCGCTCCACGACGAACTCACCACCGCCGAGCGCGCCCTCTCCGAGCGCCCCGCCGGTGACACCGAGCCGTCCTTCCACGAGCTCGTCGGCCAATGGCTCTCGCTCGATGCACCCGCTGAGCTCGCCCCCATCACTGCGTCCCTCGCCTCCGCGCGCCTGGCAGAGGTCGCTCCGCGTGAGCGTGAGACACGCGAAGTCCTGGAGCGCGCCCTCAAGGAAGGCTACCCGGACAATCCCTGGCGGGAGTCGCTGGGGGTGGACCTGTCCACCTATCTGGCCACGCCCCTCGGCACGTACCGTGAGCAGCTGAGCACCGCCGTCAATGCGGCCCGTGAGGCGGATGCCCTCGCATCACCCGACATCCCCACCTTCGGCGCCGAGCCCGAAGCCGAAGGCGCTGCTCGTGCCACCTTCGCCGAGCAGCTCGCCTCCGTGTTCGAGACCACGAGTGCCGAGTCCCTCGCGCGCTGGGGTTCGGCCTCCGTGGAGGCCGTGCGGACCACGAAGGCCCAGCTCGAGAACCTCTCGCCTCAGGTGAAGGTGCTCTCCGAGGGCCCTCTCGACACGGAGCTCGCGCTGATTCACCGCGAGCAGCCCCAGGCCCTGGGTGCGCTGTCCACCGCACTCGCCGCGCTGAGCGCGTATCTCGGCATTGCCAGCAAGTGGTACGCGTTCTTCTGCTTCGCTCGCAAGGCGGGTGCTCGCAAGGTGCTCCAGCAATTCGGCCTCACGCTGGGCGCTCTCACCGCCGAGCGCGTCAGCCGGTTCCTCACGGGAGCCCGTGCACGCGCGCTCCTCGGTGAGTTCCACCGCTCCACCCTGGCTCCAGGCGCCTCCACGAACACGAGCCTCCCCGACGAGACGTTGTCCCGAGACCTGCGTGCCCACGACGCCCTCTTCGACGTGCTCGACACACTGCACGGCACACCCCTGCTCGCCTCATGCCGCGAGGCCGTGCATCGGGCATTGACGGGAGACGCCGCCGCCCGTGCCGCGCTGCTCGCTGGACTGCGCCAGTCTCCCGCACGAGGCTCGGCGGTGGCTCGGCTGGAGAAGCAGCTCACGGCGACGGGACTGTTCTCCACGCCGTGGCTCGACCTGCGCTCACGCGAGCTGCGCGCCGGGGGAAAACTGTCTCCGCTGGCAACCTCGCTCCAGGCGCGACTGTCGACCGTGGAGGGACTGCTGCGCATGCGCTCGCTGCTGTCCGGCATGCCGTCGGCGCTCGCTCCGGTGGTGGAGTCCCTGGCCCGCCAGGGTGTTGACGTGGAGACGGGCTGGACGACCGTGCTCAAGTCCACGCTCGCCGCCGAGGTCTCCTCGCGCCTGCGTGAGAACTCCGCCCTCCAGCACATCGACGCGGACCGCACCCAGTCCACGCAGTCCCGCTACCGCGTGCTCGAGGAGAAGAAGCGCTCCCTCGTGCGCGACGCCATCCTCCACCGCTGGACCCAACGCCAGCGCGAGCGGCTGCTCGCGGCCACCGGCGGACGGCTCAATGGCCAAGGCGCGGAGCTGCGCCGTCGCCTGATGCTCCGAGGCGAGCGCGCCATGCGCGTGCGTCAGGTCATCGCCACCGGACTGGAGCAGGAAGGCGGAGACCCGCTCTTCGACGCCCGGCCCGTGTGGATGGCCAGCCCCCAGACGGTCGCGCAAATCTTCCCCCGCCGCCCCATCTTCGACGTCGTCATCTTCGACGAGTCCTCCCAGTGCCGGCTCGAGGAAGCCCTGCCCGTCCTCACCCGCGCCCGCCGCGTCGTCATCGCCGGAGACCCGAAGCAGCTCCCTCCCACCCGCTTCTTCGAGTCCGCCGTCGTGCAGAGCCAGGAAGTCGAGGCCGACACGGAGCAGGGCCTCTTCGAGGACCAGCAGTCGGAGGTCGAGGACCTGCTGTCCGCCGCCCTCAACCTGGACATCGACCAGTGCTACCTGGACGTCCACTACCGCTCGCAGAACGCGGACCTCATCGCCTTCAGCAACGAGCACTTCTACGACAAGCGGCTCCAGGCCATCCCCGCGCATCCCTCGCACCGCGCCCCTCACGCGCCCCTGAGCCTGCGGCCCGTGGGTGGCACCTATGAGAAGCGGGTGAATCTCATCGAGGCCCGCGCCGTGGGACAGCTCGTGAAGGAGCTGCTCGCGCGCCCCGAGCCGCCGTCCATTGGCATCGCCTGCTTCAACCTCTCGCAGCGTGACGCCATCACCGACGTCCTCGACGAGATGGCCGCCGAGGACTCCGCCTTCGCCGCGCGTCTCGCGGCCGCGCGCACCCGTCGCGGCTCGGGCTCCTTCGAGGGCCTCTTCGTCAAGAACCTGGAGAACGTCCAGGGCGACGAGCGGGACCACCTCATCATCAGCACCACCTACGGACCCGACCGCCAGGGTCGCTTCTACCGGCGCTTCGGTCCGCTCGGCAGCGCGGGTGGAGGACGGCGCCTCAACGTGCTCGTCACCCGCGCGCGGCAACAGGTGCACCTGGTCACCTCGATTCCCCGCGACGTGTACACGGCCCTGCCCCCCGTGGAATCCGGTCGTCAGCCCAACGGCGGCTGGCTCCTCTTCGCCTACCTCCAGTTCGCCGAGAACCTCGCGCAGCTCCACGCCGAGGCCACGCGAGAGCCGAGCGCACAGACTCAACCCACCTCCCGCGAGGTCATCGTCCGCGAGCGGGAGACCGAGGCGGGCTCCACGTTCGCCCGCGCGCTGGCCACGCACCTCGCCCAGCGGCACCAGCTCTCGTCCGATGTCCACTGGGGCAACGACGGGTTCTGCGTGGACGTCGCGCTGCACCACCCCACCTCCCCCGGAGACGTCACCGTGGGCCTGCTGTGCGATGGCACTCGCTACCCGAAGGCCGTCGACCGCGTGGAGTGGGACCTGTTCCGCTCCGCCGTGTTGGAGGGCCAGGGTTGGAAGCTCGTGCGGCTCTGGACGCCCCATTTCTTCAGGGACCCTGAAGGCGCCACCACCCACGTCCTCCAGACCGTGGGAGACCTGCTCATGCGTCAGGCCGCGCCTCCCCAGGACACGGACGCATCCAAGCCACGCGTCATGCACTGA
- a CDS encoding GNAT family N-acetyltransferase gives MSTSDLELSFIQPGHALYPAELELRFRVLREPLGHTREQVLFPFEAQSLHLVAHRGEEALGCVLFNPEDAHGGRLFQMAVTPRLQGQRLGARLVQTLEEELRRRGFTHVHLHARQTVVPFYERLGYSVYAEPFIDVGLPHRHMRKSLGT, from the coding sequence ATGAGCACCTCCGACCTCGAGCTCTCCTTCATCCAACCCGGCCACGCGCTCTACCCCGCGGAGCTGGAGCTGCGCTTCCGCGTGCTGCGCGAGCCGCTGGGCCACACCCGGGAGCAGGTGCTGTTTCCCTTCGAGGCGCAGAGCCTCCACCTGGTCGCCCATCGCGGTGAGGAGGCGCTGGGGTGTGTCCTCTTCAACCCCGAGGACGCCCATGGGGGACGCCTCTTCCAGATGGCCGTGACACCCCGGCTGCAAGGACAGCGGCTGGGCGCGCGCCTGGTCCAGACGCTGGAGGAGGAGCTGCGCCGACGCGGCTTCACCCACGTCCACCTTCACGCCCGGCAGACGGTCGTCCCCTTCTACGAGCGGCTGGGCTATTCCGTGTACGCGGAGCCTTTCATCGACGTGGGACTTCCGCACCGGCACATGCGGAAGTCACTCGGGACGTAG